Proteins encoded within one genomic window of Pedobacter africanus:
- the nhaA gene encoding Na+/H+ antiporter NhaA, protein MAKLLNLQAFKDFFRSGQIGGIILLVCVAISLFIANSSHANAFSAFLATDFGFTFGSQSYAFTVSAWINDALMAVFFLLVGLEIKREMIEGELSSVKKASLPVVAALGGMLVPAFIYFVFNKGQSTASGWGIPMATDIAFALAIISMLGKSVPTSLKVFLAALAIVDDLGAILVIAIFYTNEVHFDYLLMAGGVIALLLVFNLFNIKALYFYLIPGVFLWYFIHHSGIHATIAGVLLALTIPTNSTNIESPLEKLEHLLNGPVNYFIMPIFALANTNITFQKEMIGGLASPLGLGIIIGLFAGKTLGVTLFSWLAVKLKLGSLPSRSGWKHIIGLGMLAGIGFTMSIFISLLSFDDQLYVTEAKFAILCASVISGLAGFMFLKSIRKKQAAVKA, encoded by the coding sequence ATGGCTAAATTACTCAACCTACAGGCATTTAAAGATTTTTTTCGTTCCGGTCAAATTGGCGGCATCATTCTACTAGTTTGTGTGGCCATTTCCCTGTTTATTGCAAATTCATCTCATGCAAATGCATTCTCTGCTTTCCTGGCCACCGACTTTGGCTTTACTTTTGGCAGCCAAAGCTATGCATTTACAGTTTCGGCATGGATAAATGATGCTTTAATGGCTGTTTTCTTTTTATTGGTAGGCCTTGAAATTAAACGGGAGATGATTGAAGGTGAGTTGTCTTCTGTTAAAAAAGCATCGCTGCCTGTGGTTGCCGCATTGGGCGGAATGCTGGTTCCGGCTTTTATTTATTTTGTTTTCAATAAAGGGCAAAGCACTGCCTCGGGCTGGGGCATCCCTATGGCTACCGACATTGCCTTTGCACTGGCCATCATTTCTATGCTTGGAAAAAGCGTACCCACGTCGTTAAAGGTCTTTCTGGCTGCACTGGCTATTGTAGACGATCTGGGTGCAATCCTGGTTATCGCTATTTTTTACACCAATGAGGTCCATTTCGATTATCTGCTGATGGCCGGGGGAGTAATTGCACTGCTGCTCGTGTTTAACCTTTTCAACATCAAGGCACTTTATTTTTACCTGATACCGGGTGTATTTTTATGGTATTTTATCCATCATTCCGGTATACACGCTACCATTGCCGGGGTATTACTGGCCTTAACCATTCCAACAAACAGTACCAATATAGAATCGCCCCTTGAAAAGCTGGAACACCTGTTAAACGGGCCTGTAAATTATTTCATTATGCCCATTTTTGCACTGGCCAATACCAATATCACTTTTCAGAAAGAAATGATCGGTGGCCTGGCATCGCCGTTGGGCCTGGGCATCATTATAGGTTTATTTGCAGGGAAGACACTCGGGGTAACTTTATTCTCCTGGCTCGCCGTTAAACTTAAGCTGGGCAGTCTTCCTTCCAGGTCTGGCTGGAAACACATCATTGGCTTAGGCATGCTGGCCGGCATTGGTTTTACCATGTCAATTTTTATATCCCTGTTGTCCTTCGACGATCAGCTTTATGTTACAGAAGCCAAATTTGCCATTCTTTGTGCTTCTGTAATTTCAGGTCTTGCAGGTTTTATGTTCCTTAAATCGATCCGCAAAAAACAAGCAGCTGTTAAGGCTTAA
- a CDS encoding FMN-binding glutamate synthase family protein: protein MRKAFIAIAAFLVALTVMLGLTYPPLWWLFIFTGPVVLLGIYDLYQPKHSIVRNYPVVGRLRYFMEDLRPKVYQYFVESDTNGKPFSRLNRSLIYQRAKMENDTIPFGTQLDVYENGYEWLSHSISAISHHELDENPRVLVGGPDCTRPYSASIYNISAMSFGSLSQNAILALNGGAKLGGFAHNTGEGGISDYHANPGGDLIWQIGTGYFGCRNHDDGSFNPQAFAERSQSDQVKMIEIKLSQGAKPGHGGILPARKVTPEIARIRLVKEGFDVISPPAHSAFKTPLELIAFVKQLRELSGGKPVGIKLCIGRRSEFFAICKAMVETGIYVDFITVDGGEGGTGASPQEFSNAVGMPLREAIAFVYDVLTGFDLKKHIKIIASGKIASGFDLVKNIALGADLCNSARGMMFALGCIQALECNSNTCPTGVATQDPSLMKGLVVEDKKVRVFNFHRLTIASAVELLGAAGLHHPYQLTRAYINRRIAPNVMQSYMESFPYIPEGSLLQTPYPMRFELGMALSVSSSFNPTDYKVSMVDYAQANSFSDSLNSGSANP from the coding sequence ATGAGAAAAGCATTCATCGCTATTGCAGCATTTTTGGTAGCGCTTACCGTAATGTTAGGCCTTACTTATCCGCCTCTATGGTGGCTGTTCATTTTTACAGGTCCCGTTGTTTTGTTAGGTATTTACGATCTGTATCAGCCCAAACACAGCATTGTAAGAAATTATCCGGTTGTAGGGCGTTTAAGGTATTTTATGGAAGATCTGCGGCCTAAAGTATATCAGTATTTTGTGGAAAGTGACACGAATGGAAAGCCTTTTAGCCGTTTAAACCGTTCACTGATCTACCAACGGGCCAAAATGGAGAACGATACAATCCCGTTCGGTACCCAGCTTGACGTATATGAAAATGGATACGAATGGCTAAGTCATAGCATATCGGCTATCAGCCATCACGAGCTGGATGAAAATCCACGCGTACTGGTTGGCGGGCCCGATTGTACCAGGCCTTATTCTGCGAGTATATATAACATTTCTGCAATGAGTTTTGGCTCATTGAGCCAGAATGCCATTTTAGCTTTAAATGGCGGTGCGAAATTGGGCGGCTTTGCGCACAATACCGGAGAAGGAGGGATTAGTGATTACCATGCAAACCCGGGAGGGGACCTGATCTGGCAAATCGGGACAGGCTATTTCGGATGCCGCAACCATGATGATGGTTCTTTTAACCCGCAGGCCTTTGCGGAGCGGTCTCAGTCCGATCAGGTAAAGATGATCGAGATCAAGTTGTCGCAAGGTGCAAAGCCTGGTCATGGTGGTATTTTGCCCGCACGGAAAGTTACCCCGGAGATAGCCAGGATCAGGCTGGTTAAGGAAGGTTTTGATGTGATATCACCACCTGCACATTCCGCTTTTAAAACGCCTTTGGAGTTGATCGCTTTTGTAAAGCAATTGCGTGAATTGTCGGGCGGAAAGCCTGTAGGTATCAAATTATGTATTGGCCGCAGAAGTGAATTTTTTGCCATTTGTAAGGCCATGGTTGAAACCGGTATCTATGTTGATTTTATCACGGTTGATGGGGGCGAAGGTGGGACAGGGGCTTCACCGCAGGAATTCTCCAATGCTGTCGGGATGCCTTTACGGGAAGCCATTGCTTTTGTGTACGATGTCCTTACCGGTTTTGATCTGAAAAAGCACATTAAGATCATCGCTTCCGGAAAAATCGCTTCGGGTTTTGACCTCGTAAAAAATATAGCACTGGGAGCCGATCTCTGTAATTCGGCAAGAGGGATGATGTTTGCATTGGGTTGTATCCAGGCTTTGGAGTGTAACAGCAACACCTGTCCTACTGGGGTGGCTACACAAGACCCGAGCTTAATGAAGGGCCTGGTGGTCGAAGATAAGAAAGTAAGGGTATTTAATTTTCATCGCCTTACCATAGCTAGTGCGGTAGAACTGCTGGGGGCAGCCGGATTGCACCATCCCTATCAGCTGACCAGGGCCTACATAAACAGGCGTATTGCGCCTAATGTCATGCAATCTTATATGGAGAGTTTTCCTTATATTCCTGAAGGGAGTTTATTGCAAACCCCTTATCCGATGCGTTTTGAGTTGGGCATGGCACTTAGCGTATCTTCCAGTTTTAATCCTACAGATTATAAAGTATCTATGGTCGATTATGCGCAGGCCAATTCTTTTTCAGATAGCCTGAATTCAGGTAGTGCAAACCCTTAA
- the asnS gene encoding asparagine--tRNA ligase, translating to MIHREKVKSLLETEEFNREVTVMGWVRTFRNNQFIAINDGSCMGNLQIVVDFNNTDEALLKRITTGAAIAVKGIVVESVGKGQKVDIKATSIEILGDSDPEKYPLQPKKHSLEFLREIAHLRFRTNTFNAVFKLRHALAFAIHQFYNEKGFVYMHTPIITASDAEGAGEMFRVTTLDLENPPLTEDGKVDYSEDFFARSANLTVSGQLEGELAAMAFGQIYTFGPTFRAENSNTTRHLAEFWMVEPEVAFADLEDNMQLAEDMLKYVINYALVNCKEEIDFLNNRLLEEEKTKPQNERSELSLIEKLNFCLANDFERLTYTEAIKILKASKPNQKKQFKYLIDEWGADLQSEHERYLVEKHFKKPVILTDYPADIKSFYMRQNEPDEQGRKTVAAMDILFPGIGEMVGGSQREERMDKLVARMEELNIPQEELWWFLDTRRFGSAPHSGFGLGFERLVQFVSGMGNIRDVIAFPRFPKNAEF from the coding sequence ATGATACACAGAGAAAAAGTAAAAAGTCTGCTCGAGACAGAAGAGTTTAACAGGGAAGTAACAGTTATGGGTTGGGTACGTACCTTCCGTAACAATCAGTTTATTGCTATAAATGACGGTTCCTGCATGGGAAACCTCCAGATCGTGGTTGATTTTAATAATACCGATGAAGCTTTGTTAAAACGCATTACTACTGGTGCTGCAATTGCAGTAAAAGGTATTGTGGTTGAATCTGTAGGAAAAGGCCAGAAGGTTGACATCAAGGCCACCTCAATAGAGATACTTGGTGACAGCGATCCGGAGAAATACCCCCTGCAGCCTAAAAAACACAGTCTGGAATTTTTAAGGGAAATTGCCCACCTGCGCTTCCGTACAAATACCTTTAATGCCGTTTTTAAGCTGCGTCATGCACTAGCATTTGCCATACACCAATTCTATAATGAAAAAGGTTTTGTTTACATGCATACCCCTATCATTACCGCTTCCGACGCTGAAGGGGCAGGAGAAATGTTCAGGGTAACAACACTTGACCTGGAAAATCCTCCGCTTACTGAAGATGGCAAAGTCGACTATTCGGAAGATTTCTTTGCACGTTCTGCCAACCTAACCGTTTCAGGACAACTGGAAGGTGAGCTGGCTGCAATGGCATTTGGACAGATCTATACATTTGGCCCTACATTCCGTGCAGAAAACTCGAATACCACACGCCACCTGGCTGAGTTCTGGATGGTAGAGCCTGAAGTTGCCTTTGCAGACCTGGAAGACAACATGCAGCTGGCAGAAGACATGCTGAAATATGTCATTAACTATGCATTGGTAAACTGTAAGGAGGAAATTGACTTTTTAAACAACCGCTTACTTGAAGAGGAAAAAACCAAGCCTCAGAATGAGCGCAGTGAATTGTCGCTGATTGAAAAACTGAATTTCTGTCTGGCCAACGACTTCGAAAGGTTAACTTATACAGAAGCCATCAAAATCCTGAAAGCGTCAAAACCAAACCAGAAAAAGCAGTTCAAATACCTGATTGACGAATGGGGTGCCGATCTGCAGTCGGAACACGAACGTTACCTGGTGGAGAAGCATTTCAAGAAACCAGTAATCCTTACCGACTACCCTGCCGACATCAAATCGTTCTACATGCGTCAGAATGAGCCTGACGAACAGGGCAGAAAAACGGTTGCTGCTATGGATATCCTATTCCCTGGTATTGGCGAAATGGTAGGCGGATCGCAACGGGAAGAACGCATGGACAAATTGGTTGCCAGAATGGAAGAACTGAACATTCCACAGGAAGAACTCTGGTGGTTCTTAGACACCAGACGCTTTGGTTCAGCACCGCACTCTGGTTTTGGATTGGGCTTCGAAAGACTGGTACAGTTTGTAAGCGGCATGGGCAATATCAGGGATGTAATTGCATTTCCCCGTTTCCCGAAAAACGCTGAATTTTAA
- the trpA gene encoding tryptophan synthase subunit alpha has product MNRLQQLFQEKKNILSIYYTAGYPNLGDTVTIAAELERSGADLLEIGFPYSDPVADGPTIQASSKQALDNGMDLKLLFEQLKDLRKSVTVPVLLMGYVNPMLQFGVENFCKACAEVGVDGCIVPDLPMTEYEELYKGVFAQHGLSNIFLVTPQTSPERIRKIDGLSNGFIYLLSSSATTGQHLQVSENTESYFSRIADMKLNNPTMIGFGINSKETFDKACQYANGAIIGSAFVKALNANDLSSSIRSFMQQFKP; this is encoded by the coding sequence ATGAACAGGTTACAACAACTATTTCAGGAGAAAAAGAATATATTATCAATATACTATACCGCTGGTTATCCCAATTTGGGAGATACGGTTACCATTGCAGCTGAATTGGAACGCTCAGGAGCCGATTTACTGGAAATAGGCTTTCCTTACTCAGATCCTGTAGCCGATGGGCCCACCATTCAGGCCAGCAGCAAACAGGCGCTCGACAATGGAATGGACCTTAAACTGCTTTTTGAACAACTGAAAGACCTGCGTAAATCGGTTACTGTTCCGGTATTGCTGATGGGTTATGTAAACCCGATGCTGCAGTTTGGAGTAGAGAACTTCTGTAAGGCCTGTGCAGAGGTGGGGGTAGATGGCTGTATTGTACCCGATTTGCCTATGACCGAGTATGAAGAATTGTATAAAGGGGTATTTGCCCAGCATGGGCTGAGTAACATCTTTCTGGTAACACCGCAAACCTCTCCGGAACGGATCAGAAAAATAGACGGCTTAAGCAATGGCTTTATCTATCTGTTGTCTTCATCAGCTACTACGGGGCAGCATTTACAGGTATCTGAAAATACAGAAAGTTATTTCTCCAGAATTGCAGACATGAAGCTGAATAACCCCACCATGATTGGCTTTGGCATCAACAGCAAAGAGACCTTTGATAAGGCTTGTCAATATGCCAATGGGGCCATTATAGGCAGCGCTTTTGTAAAGGCGCTAAATGCCAATGACCTGAGCAGCAGCATCCGTTCATTTATGCAGCAGTTTAAGCCTTAA
- a CDS encoding L-threonylcarbamoyladenylate synthase: MLIKIYPENPNPKAIEQVVEVLKKGGLIIYPTDTVYGLGCDITNQRAIEKICRIRGIKPEKANFSFICSDLRHISDYIKPIDTATFRVLKKALPGPFTFIFNANNNVPKLLSSNKKTVGIRVPDNDIAREIVMQLGNPILSTSIKDDDEVIEYSTDPELIHEKYEDSVDLVIDGGYGDNEASTVVDCTSGDFEVIREGKGDLESFM; the protein is encoded by the coding sequence ATGCTTATCAAAATCTATCCGGAGAACCCAAATCCAAAAGCAATTGAACAGGTTGTTGAAGTCCTGAAAAAAGGTGGACTGATCATTTATCCTACCGATACCGTGTATGGTTTGGGTTGCGATATTACCAATCAGCGAGCGATTGAAAAAATCTGCCGAATCAGGGGCATCAAGCCAGAAAAGGCTAACTTCTCGTTCATATGCTCTGATTTAAGACATATTTCCGATTACATCAAGCCTATTGATACGGCCACATTCCGGGTATTGAAAAAAGCTTTGCCAGGGCCTTTTACTTTTATTTTTAATGCCAATAACAATGTTCCGAAACTATTGAGTTCCAACAAAAAGACAGTAGGTATAAGGGTACCGGACAATGATATTGCCCGCGAAATTGTAATGCAGCTAGGTAACCCCATTCTTTCTACATCCATTAAAGACGATGACGAGGTGATCGAATACTCTACCGACCCGGAATTGATCCATGAAAAATACGAAGACAGTGTAGACCTGGTAATAGATGGCGGATATGGTGACAATGAAGCTTCAACGGTGGTAGACTGTACCTCCGGAGATTTTGAGGTTATCCGTGAAGGTAAAGGCGATCTGGAAAGCTTCATGTAA